A single genomic interval of Staphylococcus hyicus harbors:
- a CDS encoding LPXTG cell wall anchor domain-containing protein: MSTSASTSLSHSVSDSLVTSESTSTSLTTSESQTPQLDSTAINNDVNKMTSNDNQVTKKDALPDTGQTAHNGGLIGAVGAMLAGLGLLKRSKKDQKKVRKSSK; encoded by the coding sequence ATGAGCACATCAGCATCAACAAGTCTGTCTCACTCTGTAAGTGATTCTTTAGTTACGTCAGAGTCAACAAGTACGTCATTAACAACATCAGAATCTCAAACACCACAATTAGATAGTACTGCTATCAACAACGATGTAAATAAAATGACTTCTAACGATAATCAAGTGACTAAGAAAGACGCATTACCTGATACAGGTCAAACAGCACATAATGGTGGATTGATCGGAGCAGTTGGAGCAATGCTTGCTGGATTAGGATTACTCAAAAGATCAAAAAAAGATCAAAAGAAAGTAAGAAAATCTAGCAAATAA
- a CDS encoding 6-carboxyhexanoate--CoA ligase, which translates to MYSIKMRASQNEGHISGAETICEANDIERIIATYFQKGFQHENGEPDFLNLKIEKVSLPIVQIKALPIIDHPQLKLSQLAASSHISQRAIEAAWRYIRNDTCYRGAIILDAYSAERIDEFGERGCRATHFCFKQQREDKIHNERIKDALAIATIFQSNEGVVGELCVSDDLNYTTGYFANHQGYHRLYDLKLKGSREGGRVLFVNQQFHIDAFTYFCQQQPKCVIY; encoded by the coding sequence TTGTATAGTATTAAAATGCGTGCTTCGCAAAATGAAGGTCACATTAGTGGTGCAGAAACGATATGTGAAGCAAATGATATTGAACGGATTATTGCGACATACTTTCAAAAAGGATTTCAACATGAAAATGGGGAACCTGATTTTTTAAATCTTAAAATTGAAAAAGTAAGCTTACCTATCGTTCAAATCAAAGCCTTACCTATCATTGATCATCCACAATTAAAATTATCACAACTCGCAGCATCCTCACATATTTCACAACGCGCCATTGAAGCAGCCTGGCGTTATATTAGAAATGACACATGTTATCGAGGTGCCATCATTTTGGATGCATATTCTGCTGAACGTATAGATGAGTTTGGTGAACGCGGTTGTCGTGCAACACATTTTTGTTTTAAACAGCAAAGAGAAGATAAAATACACAATGAACGTATCAAAGATGCACTCGCGATTGCGACGATTTTCCAATCAAATGAGGGGGTCGTAGGAGAACTTTGTGTCTCTGATGATTTGAACTATACGACAGGTTATTTTGCAAATCATCAAGGATATCATCGTTTATATGACTTGAAATTAAAAGGATCACGAGAAGGCGGACGCGTGCTTTTTGTAAATCAACAATTTCATATCGACGCGTTTACATATTTTTGTCAACAACAACCTAAATGCGTCATATATTAA
- the secY2 gene encoding accessory Sec system protein translocase subunit SecY2, whose product MKNQLFFRILGQYEYKILHKRIMYTLFILFIYIFGSHVSIVSQDKMNHDYGSFYKLAVSNMGGDIHTLNIFSLGLGPWLTAMIFLMLLRYRNIEKTMRQTRKEKHYQEKFLTLALCVLQGYFVIHQSVTKDHIKEVNLFLLLLVIVTGAMMLVWLADQNVRYGIAGPMPIVLLSIVRSMFNQRIPELHVHTVILVIIVILIILALVVLLMIELVEYRLTYQDIMHITHTRSKSYLAWKLNPAGSISIMISLSVFILLNSLINIIVSAYTGKSLDVRFLSFENVEGITIYILMQIILGYLLSRLLINTKQKAKDFLKNGNYFESVYPGDETDTFLNHKARIICWMGALIVGIIIGIPLYCTLFVPQLSQQIYFAIQLIILVYISINIAETIRTYLYFDKYQQFLTKYW is encoded by the coding sequence GTGAAGAATCAGTTGTTTTTTCGTATTTTAGGACAATACGAATATAAAATTTTACATAAACGTATCATGTATACATTGTTCATATTATTCATATACATATTTGGAAGTCATGTATCCATTGTTAGTCAAGATAAAATGAATCATGATTATGGGTCGTTTTATAAGTTGGCTGTCTCAAATATGGGTGGAGACATTCATACATTAAATATCTTTTCTCTTGGTCTCGGACCGTGGTTAACCGCAATGATTTTTCTTATGTTGTTACGTTATCGCAATATTGAAAAAACTATGCGACAAACACGTAAAGAAAAACACTATCAAGAAAAGTTTTTAACGTTAGCTTTATGTGTGTTACAAGGCTATTTTGTTATCCATCAGTCGGTCACTAAAGATCACATTAAAGAGGTTAATTTATTTCTTTTATTGTTAGTGATTGTGACTGGGGCGATGATGCTTGTTTGGTTAGCTGATCAAAATGTTCGTTATGGGATTGCTGGTCCAATGCCGATTGTTCTATTAAGTATCGTGCGCTCTATGTTTAATCAAAGGATACCAGAGCTTCATGTACACACAGTCATTTTGGTGATTATCGTCATATTAATTATCTTGGCGTTAGTGGTTTTATTAATGATTGAATTGGTCGAATATCGTTTGACCTATCAAGATATTATGCACATTACCCATACACGTTCGAAGTCTTATCTAGCATGGAAGCTTAATCCTGCTGGAAGTATTTCCATCATGATTAGCTTATCTGTGTTTATTCTTTTAAATAGTCTTATTAATATTATTGTCAGTGCCTATACAGGTAAGTCATTGGATGTGAGATTTTTAAGTTTTGAAAATGTAGAAGGAATTACTATATATATTCTAATGCAAATTATTTTAGGATATTTATTGTCTCGCTTACTTATTAATACTAAACAAAAGGCTAAAGATTTTCTAAAAAATGGTAATTATTTTGAAAGTGTTTATCCTGGCGATGAAACGGACACTTTCCTAAATCATAAAGCACGTATTATATGTTGGATGGGCGCTCTGATTGTAGGTATTATTATAGGAATTCCATTGTATTGCACGTTATTTGTCCCTCAACTTTCACAACAAATATACTTTGCGATTCAGTTGATTATTCTTGTATACATTAGCATCAATATAGCAGAGACGATTCGAACCTATTTGTATTTTGATAAATATCAACAGTTTTTGACTAAATATTGGTAA
- the bioA gene encoding adenosylmethionine--8-amino-7-oxononanoate transaminase yields the protein MKHQTLVDKNLEFVWHPFTQMGVYRQHDPIIIEKGKGSYLYDTKGRRYLDGYASLWVNVHGHGEKRLNKAVEKQLSSIAHSTLLGSSNIPSILLAEKLVDITPTSLRKVFYSDTGSAAVEIAIKMAYQYWKNIDPVKYKKKNKFITFKNGYHGDTIGAVSVGGIDTFHHIFHDLIFENIQVGCPSFYHSQYESEQELREALLDQIDHLLQTRGDEIVGVVMEPLIQGATGLFVHPQGFLKGVEQLCRQYNVLLIVDEVATGFGRTGEWFACHHEDVEPDIMCLGKAITGGYMPLAATLSSQRIYDAFLSNQHGLKTFFHGHTYTGNQVVCALALENIQLMKERKLIPHIQKTSKVLDKQLRQLEGHPHVGHIRGRGLMYGVELVSDCEKHAPLPIPTVEHIIAECKNRGLMIRNLENVITFVPVLSMSKREIKKMTSIFKHVLTDVLGS from the coding sequence ATGAAACATCAAACGCTTGTAGATAAAAATTTAGAATTTGTGTGGCATCCATTTACTCAAATGGGCGTCTATCGTCAACATGATCCCATCATTATTGAAAAAGGAAAAGGCAGTTATCTCTATGATACGAAAGGGCGTCGTTATCTAGATGGTTATGCATCTTTGTGGGTCAATGTACATGGACATGGTGAGAAGCGTTTAAATAAGGCGGTTGAAAAACAATTATCGTCTATCGCACATTCAACTTTACTTGGCTCGTCTAACATACCTTCTATTCTATTAGCGGAAAAACTAGTGGATATTACACCTACTTCATTACGTAAAGTGTTTTATTCAGATACAGGTAGTGCAGCTGTAGAAATTGCGATAAAAATGGCTTATCAATATTGGAAAAATATTGATCCTGTGAAGTACAAAAAGAAGAATAAATTTATTACGTTCAAAAATGGATATCATGGTGACACTATTGGCGCTGTGAGCGTCGGTGGTATCGATACCTTCCATCATATATTCCATGATTTGATTTTTGAAAATATTCAAGTGGGTTGTCCTTCGTTTTATCATAGTCAATACGAATCAGAACAAGAACTGCGAGAGGCGTTACTCGATCAAATTGATCATTTATTACAAACACGTGGTGATGAAATTGTAGGTGTTGTAATGGAACCATTAATTCAAGGTGCGACAGGGTTATTTGTGCATCCTCAAGGGTTTCTAAAAGGGGTTGAACAATTGTGCCGTCAATACAATGTGTTACTTATTGTAGATGAAGTTGCGACAGGGTTTGGACGTACGGGTGAATGGTTTGCGTGTCATCACGAAGATGTTGAACCCGATATTATGTGCTTAGGAAAAGCGATTACAGGTGGCTATATGCCACTTGCGGCTACACTATCGTCTCAACGTATTTATGATGCGTTTTTAAGTAATCAGCATGGTTTAAAAACATTTTTTCATGGTCATACGTATACAGGGAATCAAGTTGTGTGTGCATTGGCTTTGGAAAATATTCAATTGATGAAAGAACGTAAATTAATACCACACATTCAAAAAACATCAAAAGTGCTCGATAAACAATTGCGACAATTGGAAGGGCATCCACATGTAGGACATATACGTGGTAGAGGGTTAATGTACGGTGTTGAACTGGTGTCAGATTGTGAAAAGCACGCGCCACTGCCTATACCGACTGTTGAACACATCATTGCAGAATGTAAAAATCGAGGATTGATGATTCGTAATTTAGAAAACGTGATTACGTTCGTGCCTGTATTAAGCATGTCTAAGCGTGAAATTAAAAAAATGACATCCATTTTTAAACATGTTTTAACGGATGTTTTGGGGTCCTAA
- the asp1 gene encoding accessory Sec system protein Asp1, producing MKRFIPAWYSRNQWWECQAQPFFRKRTITEFDDIISLMSMHYQNDNHFEIIVLNYNPCLRTFLHRHGLFEATYWSVFDNIQGFNHQTPQSVDYRQLNWPTGTEFIYTPYLIRAIVSAHQYSNIYFSQDGYLIWIEDYEAGVLCRRYVFDDRGFLSSMAYYDSEGKPDYTRYMTCDGDWVLEECMKEGTVNVHEKYYHRFKYHQYASMVNVIEEYLAYNRDAIVDEADTIFVASDVRHNAIIARTFNQHHLCYSVFKQRNTNLDFDTLTSMKAGQSWIVDTLENERKLDVFVLEQQLETRVMRITPFDAQVMTNMSSQLHETYIGLWIDGLSDAQLKPLLAQFVHYMTENESVRIVLMSKRAQHQISQWLRNEITIINDRFNGRSDISEEFAELMKEDEDIAYVELKWVPFEIDIIEAISTLRIMIDLSEEPDLFLQISCLGAGLPQINKSQTDYVQHGANGIVVASEKEVLASLDYFLAHLKNWNYSYAYAQKLAKTYASENIIEQLDQLIEGEYSGA from the coding sequence ATGAAACGTTTTATACCGGCTTGGTATAGCCGTAATCAATGGTGGGAATGTCAAGCACAGCCCTTTTTTCGTAAGCGTACGATTACTGAATTTGACGACATCATTAGTTTAATGTCAATGCATTATCAAAATGACAATCATTTTGAAATTATTGTTTTAAACTACAATCCATGTTTACGTACTTTTTTACATCGTCATGGTTTGTTTGAAGCCACGTATTGGTCTGTATTTGATAACATTCAAGGTTTTAATCATCAAACACCACAATCTGTAGATTATCGTCAACTGAATTGGCCTACCGGTACAGAATTTATTTACACACCTTATCTTATTCGTGCGATTGTTAGTGCGCACCAGTATTCGAATATTTATTTTAGTCAAGATGGCTATTTGATTTGGATAGAAGATTATGAGGCTGGTGTGTTGTGTCGTCGTTATGTATTTGATGACCGTGGTTTTTTATCGAGCATGGCTTACTACGACAGTGAAGGGAAACCCGATTATACACGCTACATGACATGTGATGGGGATTGGGTTTTAGAAGAGTGCATGAAAGAGGGCACGGTTAACGTTCATGAAAAATATTACCACCGGTTTAAATATCATCAATATGCATCCATGGTAAATGTGATTGAAGAATATTTAGCCTATAATCGTGATGCGATTGTGGACGAAGCAGACACAATTTTCGTGGCATCTGATGTGCGTCATAATGCGATTATTGCACGTACGTTTAATCAACATCATCTATGTTATTCGGTTTTCAAGCAACGAAATACTAATTTGGATTTTGACACTTTGACATCTATGAAAGCAGGACAAAGTTGGATTGTAGATACGCTTGAAAATGAACGTAAGTTGGATGTATTTGTGTTAGAACAACAACTAGAGACACGTGTGATGCGTATTACTCCGTTTGATGCCCAAGTAATGACAAATATGAGTAGTCAACTACATGAAACGTATATTGGTTTATGGATTGATGGCCTGAGTGATGCGCAATTGAAACCATTGTTAGCCCAATTTGTTCATTATATGACGGAAAATGAGTCAGTGCGTATTGTTTTGATGTCAAAGAGGGCTCAGCATCAGATTTCTCAATGGTTACGTAATGAAATTACAATCATTAATGATCGTTTTAATGGAAGATCAGACATTTCAGAGGAATTTGCTGAATTGATGAAAGAGGATGAAGACATTGCCTACGTGGAGTTGAAATGGGTTCCTTTCGAAATTGATATTATTGAAGCAATTTCTACGCTGCGTATCATGATTGATTTATCAGAGGAGCCAGATTTATTTTTACAAATTAGCTGTTTGGGTGCAGGGCTACCTCAAATCAACAAAAGCCAAACAGATTATGTACAACATGGGGCTAATGGGATTGTTGTCGCTTCAGAAAAAGAAGTATTAGCGTCATTAGATTATTTTTTAGCACATTTAAAAAATTGGAATTATTCATATGCGTATGCGCAAAAGCTTGCTAAAACGTATGCGTCTGAAAATATTATAGAACAATTAGATCAATTGATTGAAGGTGAGTACAGTGGCGCGTAA
- the asp2 gene encoding accessory Sec system protein Asp2, which translates to MARKFRVLQIGGHDYGPHFEDSKHTDWDYLNPDVFENFSDYTHAVKTTIKVHGKFDFVFVQTSFSEGLMGTLDLVSQPYTTYVDKQFWDTDFENHALVHERMIRPLYYNSPNDLYEIIKSVTFPGQYGDKVSPKYCIVSPSFEGEAHYEGNKALVLSGDFGKEMTPILSWQKHLFYDEGKVIQIWPEFTVTGNVEVEFVFRLITQGTADTFVEEYVRHHTEWDAPLEIPRRTHDAYIIISARAKGQGTFHMGAVHKRWSRLDLGQFILGGKRFSDINHDEFIYYFNPGDMKPPLNVYFSGYRPAEGFEGYFMMNRFNAPFILIGDPRIEGGAFYLGSETFEQAIKNVIQDGLDYLGFNRNELILSGLSMGSFGALYYGAQLNPAGIVVGKPLINVGTIAQNMPLQRPEDFGTALDVLLKNEGGLEVSHIEHLNRKFWDKIENADFSRTTFAIAYMEQDDYDMHAFKMLLSVMTRQHARVMSRGVPGRHNDDSPTITSWFVNFYNIILESQFGRVTHRAKS; encoded by the coding sequence GTGGCGCGTAAGTTCAGGGTATTACAAATTGGAGGGCACGATTATGGTCCGCATTTCGAAGACAGTAAACATACAGATTGGGATTATTTAAATCCTGATGTTTTTGAAAATTTTAGCGATTATACCCATGCGGTGAAGACGACCATCAAAGTGCATGGAAAATTTGACTTTGTTTTTGTGCAAACGTCATTTTCTGAAGGATTAATGGGAACATTGGATCTCGTTAGTCAACCTTATACGACATACGTTGATAAACAGTTTTGGGATACAGATTTTGAAAACCATGCTTTAGTTCATGAGCGTATGATACGACCGCTTTACTATAACTCACCCAACGATTTATATGAAATAATAAAATCTGTTACGTTTCCTGGTCAATATGGGGACAAAGTATCTCCAAAGTATTGTATTGTGAGTCCGTCATTTGAAGGCGAGGCTCATTATGAAGGGAACAAAGCGTTAGTACTCTCGGGGGATTTTGGAAAGGAAATGACACCCATCCTATCATGGCAAAAGCACTTGTTTTATGACGAAGGTAAAGTGATTCAAATCTGGCCGGAGTTTACTGTAACCGGTAATGTTGAAGTTGAATTTGTGTTTCGATTAATCACACAAGGAACTGCAGATACGTTCGTTGAAGAATATGTACGTCATCATACTGAATGGGATGCGCCTTTAGAAATACCTAGGCGTACCCATGATGCGTATATTATTATAAGCGCACGTGCAAAGGGGCAAGGAACATTTCATATGGGTGCCGTGCATAAACGATGGTCGCGTTTAGATTTAGGCCAATTTATATTAGGTGGTAAGCGTTTTTCAGATATAAACCATGATGAGTTTATTTACTATTTTAATCCTGGTGATATGAAACCACCACTAAATGTGTATTTTAGTGGGTATCGTCCGGCAGAGGGATTTGAAGGTTATTTTATGATGAATCGGTTCAATGCACCTTTCATTTTAATAGGTGATCCACGTATTGAAGGTGGCGCATTTTACCTCGGTTCTGAAACGTTTGAACAAGCGATTAAAAACGTGATACAAGATGGGTTAGATTATCTCGGATTTAACCGTAATGAATTAATACTATCTGGGTTGTCTATGGGGTCTTTCGGTGCATTATATTATGGAGCACAGTTAAATCCTGCTGGCATTGTAGTAGGTAAGCCATTAATTAATGTAGGTACTATCGCTCAGAATATGCCCTTACAACGTCCAGAAGATTTTGGCACAGCACTTGATGTCCTTTTGAAAAATGAAGGCGGATTAGAGGTCAGTCATATTGAACATTTAAATCGTAAGTTTTGGGATAAGATTGAAAATGCGGACTTTTCTAGAACAACGTTTGCGATTGCGTATATGGAACAAGATGATTACGACATGCATGCCTTTAAGATGCTGTTGTCAGTTATGACGCGTCAACATGCGCGTGTTATGAGTCGTGGTGTGCCAGGGAGACACAATGATGATTCACCTACGATTACAAGTTGGTTTGTTAATTTTTACAATATTATTTTGGAAAGCCAGTTCGGGAGAGTGACACACCGTGCAAAATCATAA
- a CDS encoding aminotransferase class I/II-fold pyridoxal phosphate-dependent enzyme: MIFESYLNDLQSKGQYRQLREVATAHKQRISRDGKTWINFTSNDYLGLGQRHIDVMQLQKRLDKYGAHLASSRLVSGHSKYYVDLEARIRDHYQFDEALLMTSGYDANLAIFQIFKQEKVVVFSDALNHASIIDGIRLSQVQKVIFPHLNYDVLEHEMKQYPQHYKVIVTDSVFSTNGHTANLNRLRQLKETIGNTMIVIDDSHGFGLGYDMHYQDIDIVSTSLSKGLGAHGGLILCSSIVKEMIVNTARPFIYSNCMPTMHLHLIESQLDALLQAEDARRLLHDNIAYFNAYARDNQGTSTAIKTFAIDDVHKANAVYQELMEAGIWVSFFRHPTVARPTLRMSLSSCHEKADIHHLMSMLHDRGVGVV; the protein is encoded by the coding sequence ATGATATTTGAATCTTATTTAAATGATTTGCAATCAAAAGGACAATATCGTCAATTGAGGGAAGTCGCAACGGCGCATAAACAAAGGATTTCTAGGGATGGGAAGACTTGGATTAACTTCACCTCAAACGATTACTTAGGTTTAGGGCAACGTCACATTGATGTGATGCAATTACAGAAACGTCTTGACAAGTATGGGGCCCATCTTGCGAGTTCCAGACTCGTCAGTGGTCACTCCAAATACTACGTTGATTTAGAAGCGCGTATTCGTGATCACTATCAATTTGATGAAGCGTTACTAATGACGAGTGGTTACGATGCGAATTTAGCGATATTTCAAATCTTTAAACAAGAAAAAGTGGTGGTATTTTCAGATGCTTTGAATCATGCGAGCATTATTGATGGCATTCGGTTGTCTCAAGTTCAAAAAGTGATTTTTCCACATTTAAATTATGACGTTCTAGAACATGAAATGAAACAATATCCGCAACATTATAAAGTGATTGTTACGGATTCTGTTTTTTCAACAAATGGTCATACCGCAAATTTAAATCGTTTAAGACAACTCAAGGAAACCATCGGGAATACAATGATTGTCATAGATGATTCACATGGATTTGGTTTGGGTTATGACATGCACTACCAAGACATCGATATTGTATCAACGAGCTTATCTAAAGGTTTAGGTGCACATGGTGGTCTAATATTATGTTCATCGATTGTTAAAGAAATGATTGTGAATACTGCGCGACCTTTCATTTATTCAAACTGTATGCCTACTATGCATTTACATTTAATTGAAAGTCAATTAGATGCATTGCTACAAGCAGAGGACGCTCGACGTTTATTGCATGATAACATTGCGTATTTTAACGCATATGCTCGTGATAATCAGGGTACATCAACAGCTATTAAAACCTTTGCTATTGATGATGTTCATAAAGCGAATGCAGTATATCAGGAATTAATGGAAGCGGGCATTTGGGTGAGCTTTTTTCGACATCCAACTGTTGCACGACCCACGTTGAGAATGTCACTGTCTTCATGTCATGAAAAGGCTGATATTCATCATCTAATGTCGATGTTGCATGATAGGGGTGTTGGTGTTGTATAG
- a CDS encoding L-lactate permease produces the protein MLMLVALSAVIVPFICLVLLRMSALVGMTISAIVVTILGMVAWGIEGGVIAASFLQGIHKTLTIILILFGALTLLNTLRETSAVERINAGFQNVSGDMRVQVIIVAFLFGSLIEGASGFGTPAMVTAPLMVALGFKPLTSVATALIADSVAVSFGAVGTPVIVGLSTLKDADTALFSETAIRITMLDLLSGILIPMIIVVTMIVFFGKDNKLKSILEILPWTLLIGATYVVSALIYALLTGPEFVSILGSLTTIIVAVFTAKKGWLIPKNEWKDVLSEVYESKPQGTHSMSLLSAWSPYLIVVALLLLTRVVKPVKDFTTSVFNLSWNNILGYESISSSWEVLYSPGTILVVAALFAVIIQRKSFKNFTKACTDSIKTIRITGITLIATLAMVHVFSNSGINTKDLISMPEYIANGMAATFGQMWLFVAPFLGALGSFITGSATVSTLTFAPVQANIAAAIEGNTTTVLAAQVIGAAAGNMICVHNVVAVCAVVNMAGKEGSVIRKTLGPALLYCLLAGISAYIFTVFFF, from the coding sequence ATGTTAATGCTCGTTGCATTAAGTGCAGTTATTGTTCCATTTATTTGTTTAGTTTTATTACGAATGTCAGCATTAGTTGGGATGACTATTAGTGCGATTGTAGTAACTATTCTGGGGATGGTTGCATGGGGTATAGAAGGTGGCGTTATTGCGGCATCATTTTTACAAGGAATACATAAAACACTAACAATTATTTTAATACTTTTCGGGGCACTTACATTGCTTAATACATTACGAGAAACATCTGCAGTTGAGCGAATTAATGCAGGCTTCCAAAATGTATCTGGAGATATGCGTGTCCAAGTCATCATCGTAGCTTTTTTATTCGGATCATTAATTGAAGGGGCATCAGGGTTCGGTACACCTGCAATGGTGACTGCACCATTAATGGTTGCTTTAGGTTTTAAACCTTTAACAAGTGTTGCAACAGCACTCATTGCTGATAGTGTGGCCGTATCTTTTGGAGCTGTGGGTACGCCAGTCATTGTCGGTTTGAGTACATTAAAAGATGCGGACACGGCACTCTTTTCAGAAACGGCTATCCGTATTACAATGTTAGACTTATTAAGCGGTATTTTAATACCAATGATTATTGTTGTGACAATGATTGTCTTCTTTGGAAAAGACAATAAACTCAAATCAATTTTAGAAATTTTACCTTGGACACTTTTAATAGGTGCAACGTATGTTGTATCAGCGTTGATCTATGCTTTACTAACAGGACCTGAGTTTGTATCAATTTTAGGCTCTTTAACAACAATCATTGTGGCAGTATTCACTGCTAAAAAAGGATGGTTAATACCTAAAAACGAGTGGAAAGATGTTTTATCAGAAGTATATGAATCTAAGCCACAAGGTACGCATTCGATGAGTTTACTATCAGCTTGGTCACCATACTTAATTGTGGTTGCATTGCTGTTATTAACACGTGTCGTTAAACCCGTTAAAGATTTCACAACATCTGTGTTCAACTTATCATGGAACAATATTTTAGGATACGAATCTATTTCATCAAGTTGGGAAGTATTATACTCACCAGGAACAATTTTAGTCGTTGCTGCATTATTTGCGGTTATCATTCAAAGAAAATCATTTAAAAACTTCACAAAAGCATGTACAGATTCTATTAAAACCATTCGTATCACTGGCATTACATTAATCGCCACACTTGCAATGGTTCATGTATTCAGTAACTCTGGCATTAACACGAAAGACTTAATCAGTATGCCTGAGTACATTGCGAACGGTATGGCTGCGACATTTGGTCAAATGTGGTTGTTCGTTGCACCATTCTTAGGCGCTTTAGGGTCATTTATTACAGGTAGTGCAACTGTATCAACACTTACATTCGCTCCAGTTCAAGCAAATATTGCTGCTGCAATCGAAGGCAACACTACTACTGTTTTAGCTGCACAAGTCATCGGTGCTGCTGCAGGTAACATGATTTGTGTACACAATGTCGTTGCTGTATGTGCTGTTGTAAATATGGCTGGTAAAGAAGGTAGTGTAATTCGTAAAACTTTAGGACCTGCGCTTCTTTACTGTTTACTTGCAGGTATCAGCGCATATATCTTTACAGTTTTCTTCTTTTAA